In a single window of the Limnohabitans sp. 2KL-27 genome:
- a CDS encoding HNH endonuclease, with translation MKVLKLSAQGLPQSWITLEQAVTHYAADEVRWEAGQQVAVFHGGHNALTGQQSIIHVNSIIGTQGVPRINPFEMRSGLTNPKLFVRDRNVCAYCGGHFHESVLTREHIVPLCQNGPDHWMNVVTACRSCNHRKSSRTPEQARMPLLYAPYVPSLWEDFILRNRRILSDQMAFLMAHVPKNSRLMV, from the coding sequence GTGAAGGTTTTGAAACTCTCGGCCCAAGGCTTGCCGCAATCGTGGATCACACTGGAGCAGGCGGTCACCCACTACGCGGCAGACGAGGTGCGTTGGGAGGCGGGACAGCAAGTGGCCGTTTTTCACGGCGGTCACAACGCGCTCACAGGCCAGCAATCCATCATCCACGTCAACAGCATCATCGGCACACAGGGCGTGCCCCGCATCAACCCGTTTGAGATGCGCTCGGGCCTGACCAATCCCAAGCTGTTCGTGCGCGATCGCAATGTCTGCGCCTATTGCGGCGGGCATTTTCACGAGTCGGTGCTGACGCGCGAACACATCGTGCCCCTGTGCCAAAACGGCCCCGACCACTGGATGAACGTGGTCACGGCTTGTCGCTCCTGCAACCACCGCAAAAGCAGCCGCACCCCCGAGCAGGCCCGCATGCCTTTGTTGTATGCCCCGTATGTGCCCAGCCTGTGGGAAGACTTCATTTTGCGCAACCGCCGCATCCTGAGCGACCAGATGGCGTTTTTGATGGCACACGTACCGAAAAATTCCCGTTTGATGGTCTGA
- a CDS encoding DNA ligase yields the protein MPQLLPSTPLCTAAPMAPRTPGAILSRRASVSALLLSPWLMPGLGAQTLGPVPAVGGGAVQGLQLATLWPLGRSPEGFWVSEKFDGVRAVWDGQLLRFRSGRTIAAPAWFLSALPRVALDGELWLAHGAFDRLSGVVRQTEPDDEAWRAVKYLVFDAPGHTAPFARRVAFLQSTVAEAQLPWLIPVAQREVKDARVLDTLLRDTVRQGGEGLMLHRADALWQPGRTEALFKLKPEFDEEGLVVGHQAGKGRLWGMTGALLVQMPSGQRFALGAGLSDAQRRKPPPVGATVTYRYRERTPSGLPRFASFLRVREAE from the coding sequence ATGCCTCAGCTTTTGCCATCCACCCCCCTATGCACAGCTGCGCCCATGGCCCCGCGCACGCCCGGCGCCATTCTGAGCCGACGCGCCAGTGTGTCGGCGCTGCTCCTGTCGCCTTGGCTGATGCCCGGTCTTGGGGCCCAAACCCTTGGGCCGGTTCCGGCTGTGGGGGGGGGCGCCGTGCAAGGCTTGCAATTGGCCACGCTTTGGCCTCTGGGGCGATCCCCGGAAGGCTTTTGGGTGAGTGAAAAATTTGATGGTGTGCGGGCCGTCTGGGATGGTCAGCTGTTGCGCTTTCGCAGTGGTCGGACGATCGCTGCCCCGGCCTGGTTTTTGTCGGCCTTGCCCCGCGTGGCCTTGGATGGTGAGTTGTGGCTGGCCCACGGGGCGTTTGACCGGCTCTCCGGTGTGGTGCGCCAAACCGAGCCCGACGACGAGGCCTGGCGCGCGGTGAAGTACCTCGTGTTTGACGCGCCTGGTCACACCGCCCCGTTTGCCCGGCGGGTGGCTTTTTTGCAGTCCACCGTGGCCGAGGCGCAGCTGCCCTGGCTGATACCGGTGGCGCAGCGCGAGGTGAAAGACGCTCGGGTTTTGGATACTCTTTTGCGTGACACAGTGCGCCAAGGTGGGGAGGGCTTGATGTTGCACCGGGCCGATGCCCTGTGGCAGCCGGGCCGCACCGAAGCTCTGTTCAAGCTCAAGCCCGAGTTCGACGAAGAGGGGCTGGTGGTGGGGCATCAAGCGGGCAAAGGGCGCTTGTGGGGGATGACCGGGGCTTTGCTGGTGCAAATGCCCTCGGGCCAGCGCTTTGCCCTGGGCGCGGGCCTGAGCGATGCACAACGCCGCAAGCCACCGCCAGTGGGGGCCACGGTCACCTACCGCTATCGCGAACGCACCCCCTCGGGCTTGCCGCGTTTTGCTTCTTTTTTACGGGTGCGTGAGGCGGAGTGA
- a CDS encoding acyl-CoA dehydrogenase family protein, which yields MDFDFSDDQEQLRDAVRKWVDKGYDFDRRRAIVAAGGFDRAAYGELAELGLTGLYVSENNGGMGMGPTEAMVTMEELGRGIVLEPLIQTLISSATLQTHAPAELQAAWLPRMAAGEAIVVLAHQERGARYQLGRCATLASESGGAWSVSGTKSVVAVGDQADAFVVPATVNGQMALFLVERSASGVSTQAYITQDGSRAAEVVLQQAPAHLITLNGLSALEEAVDVGIACACAEAVGVMDKTVAITVDYMNTRKQFGVAIASFQALRHRVADMKMQLELGRSMSYYASLKLHAPAEERRRALARAKYQLGVSMRFIGQQAVQLHGGIAVTDEYIVSHYFKKLTQLDMTFGDTLHQLGEVSARMQETAGVFA from the coding sequence ATGGATTTCGATTTTTCTGACGACCAAGAACAACTGCGCGACGCGGTGCGCAAATGGGTGGACAAAGGCTACGACTTCGATCGCCGCCGAGCCATCGTGGCAGCCGGCGGTTTTGACCGCGCGGCCTATGGCGAGCTGGCCGAACTGGGCCTGACGGGCCTGTATGTGAGCGAGAACAACGGCGGCATGGGCATGGGCCCCACCGAAGCCATGGTCACCATGGAAGAACTCGGACGCGGCATCGTGCTCGAACCCCTGATCCAGACACTGATCAGCAGCGCCACCCTGCAAACCCATGCCCCGGCCGAGCTGCAAGCGGCCTGGCTGCCGCGCATGGCTGCAGGCGAAGCCATCGTCGTGCTGGCGCATCAAGAGCGCGGTGCCCGTTACCAATTGGGTCGCTGCGCCACCCTGGCCAGCGAGTCGGGCGGCGCATGGTCCGTGAGCGGCACCAAGAGCGTGGTGGCCGTGGGCGACCAGGCCGACGCCTTCGTGGTGCCTGCCACCGTGAATGGCCAAATGGCCCTGTTCTTGGTCGAGCGCAGCGCCAGCGGGGTCAGCACCCAGGCCTACATCACGCAAGACGGCTCACGCGCCGCCGAAGTGGTGCTCCAGCAAGCGCCGGCGCACTTGATCACCCTGAACGGCCTGAGCGCTTTGGAAGAAGCGGTGGACGTGGGCATCGCCTGCGCCTGCGCCGAAGCCGTGGGCGTGATGGACAAGACGGTGGCCATCACCGTGGACTACATGAACACGCGCAAACAGTTTGGCGTGGCCATTGCCAGCTTCCAGGCCCTGCGCCACCGCGTGGCCGACATGAAAATGCAGCTGGAGTTGGGCCGCTCGATGAGCTACTACGCCAGCCTGAAGCTGCATGCCCCCGCCGAAGAACGCCGCCGGGCCCTCGCCCGTGCCAAGTACCAACTGGGCGTGTCCATGCGCTTCATTGGCCAGCAAGCGGTGCAGCTGCACGGCGGCATTGCCGTGACGGACGAATACATCGTGAGCCATTACTTCAAGAAATTGACCCAACTGGACATGACATTTGGCGACACCCTGCACCAGCTCGGCGAGGTGTCGGCCCGCATGCAAGAAACGGCGGGCGTGTTCGCATAA
- a CDS encoding acyl-CoA dehydrogenase family protein, translated as MDLAFTPEELAFRDEIRTWVKDNLPADISQKVHNAMRLTREDMQRWAKILGKKGWLGWGWPTQFGGPGWTAVQKHLFEEECALAGAPRVVPFGPVMVAPVIMAFGNAEQQQRFLPGIASGEVWWSQGYSEPGSGSDLASLKTRAERVGDKYIVNGQKTWTTLGQYGEWIFCLVRTSTEGKPQTGISFLLIDMKSPGITVRPIKLLDGECEVNEVWFDNVEVPAENLIGEENKGWNYAKHLLAHERTNIADVNRAKRELERLKRIAKAEGVYDDLRFRDEIAKLEVDIVALEMLVLRVLSAEKSGKNSLDIAGLLKIKGSEIQQRYTELMMQAAGPFALPYIFEAMDAGWQGHFPGGTLSNAPLAANYFNMRKTTIYGGSNEVQRNIVAQTVLG; from the coding sequence ATGGATTTGGCATTCACCCCCGAAGAGCTCGCATTCCGCGACGAAATTCGCACCTGGGTCAAGGACAACTTGCCCGCCGACATTTCACAGAAAGTGCACAACGCCATGCGGCTGACACGCGAGGACATGCAGCGCTGGGCCAAAATTCTGGGCAAAAAAGGCTGGTTGGGTTGGGGTTGGCCCACGCAATTTGGCGGCCCGGGCTGGACCGCCGTGCAAAAGCACCTGTTCGAAGAAGAATGCGCCCTGGCAGGCGCGCCGCGCGTCGTGCCCTTTGGCCCGGTGATGGTGGCGCCCGTGATCATGGCGTTTGGCAATGCCGAGCAGCAGCAACGCTTTTTGCCCGGCATCGCCAGCGGTGAAGTCTGGTGGAGCCAGGGCTACAGCGAACCCGGCTCCGGCTCGGACCTGGCATCGCTCAAAACACGCGCCGAGCGCGTGGGTGACAAGTACATCGTCAATGGCCAGAAGACCTGGACCACCTTGGGCCAATACGGCGAATGGATTTTTTGCTTGGTGCGCACCAGCACCGAAGGCAAGCCGCAAACCGGCATTTCTTTCCTCTTGATCGACATGAAGTCGCCCGGCATCACCGTGCGCCCCATCAAGTTGCTCGACGGTGAATGCGAGGTCAACGAGGTCTGGTTTGACAACGTCGAAGTGCCCGCCGAAAACCTGATCGGTGAAGAAAACAAGGGCTGGAACTACGCCAAGCACCTCTTGGCCCACGAGCGCACCAACATCGCCGACGTGAACCGCGCAAAACGTGAGCTCGAGCGCTTGAAGCGCATCGCCAAAGCCGAAGGCGTGTACGACGACCTGCGCTTTCGCGACGAAATCGCCAAGCTCGAAGTGGACATCGTGGCCCTGGAGATGCTGGTGCTGCGCGTGCTGTCGGCCGAAAAGTCGGGCAAGAACTCGCTGGACATTGCGGGCCTGCTCAAGATCAAGGGCAGCGAAATCCAGCAGCGCTACACCGAGTTGATGATGCAGGCCGCGGGCCCCTTCGCTCTGCCCTACATCTTCGAAGCGATGGACGCAGGCTGGCAAGGCCACTTTCCGGGCGGCACCTTGTCGAACGCCCCCCTGGCTGCCAACTACTTCAACATGCGCAAGACCACCATCTACGGCGGCAGCAACGAAGTGCAACGCAACATCGTCGCCCAAACCGTGCTCGGCTGA
- the purN gene encoding phosphoribosylglycinamide formyltransferase: protein MRNIVILISGSGSNMAAIVRAAEQGRWAERLNARVAAVLSNRADAQGLALAQDHGIATQVLDHKRFASREAFDVALMAEIDRHAPALLVLAGFMRILTPGFVAHYAGRMLNIHPSLLPAFPGLNTHQRAIDAGCRFAGATVHQVTAELDHGGILAQAVVPVLPGDTADSLGSRVLSQEHLMYPRAVAEFLRALPA, encoded by the coding sequence ATGAGAAACATCGTCATTCTGATTTCAGGCTCGGGCTCGAACATGGCCGCCATTGTGCGAGCGGCTGAGCAAGGCCGATGGGCCGAGCGGCTGAACGCCCGGGTGGCTGCCGTGCTGAGCAACCGGGCCGATGCCCAAGGCCTGGCTTTGGCCCAAGACCATGGCATCGCGACCCAGGTGCTCGACCACAAGCGCTTTGCCAGCCGTGAAGCGTTTGATGTGGCCCTGATGGCCGAGATCGACCGGCACGCGCCCGCTTTGCTGGTGCTCGCGGGGTTCATGCGCATCTTGACCCCCGGTTTTGTGGCGCATTACGCAGGACGCATGCTCAACATCCATCCGTCTTTGTTGCCCGCATTCCCGGGGCTGAACACCCACCAGCGTGCGATCGATGCCGGTTGCCGTTTTGCCGGGGCGACCGTGCACCAGGTCACGGCCGAGCTGGACCACGGGGGCATTCTGGCGCAGGCGGTGGTGCCGGTGTTGCCGGGCGACACGGCCGACAGCCTTGGGTCACGGGTGCTGTCGCAAGAGCACTTGATGTATCCGCGGGCCGTGGCTGAATTCCTGCGTGCCTTGCCGGCCTAG
- a CDS encoding DUF1653 domain-containing protein, translating to MSELLPPLIETPQGLYRHYKGGQYRVLGTVRHSEDLQPMTLYQALYGEQGLWVRPAAMFAEVGEFNGQVQPRFTRIGD from the coding sequence ATGTCAGAACTACTGCCACCCCTGATCGAAACGCCCCAAGGCTTGTACCGACACTACAAAGGCGGCCAATACCGCGTGCTGGGCACCGTGCGCCACAGCGAAGACCTGCAGCCCATGACGCTCTACCAAGCGTTGTATGGGGAACAAGGCCTGTGGGTCCGGCCCGCTGCCATGTTTGCCGAGGTGGGCGAGTTCAACGGGCAAGTTCAGCCGCGGTTTACCCGCATTGGGGACTGA
- a CDS encoding RsmB/NOP family class I SAM-dependent RNA methyltransferase produces the protein MHPKALLDACADLVRLVLQFEHPADAVVSRYFREHRSLGPRERATLAETAFAVLRKKLLFEQLARSGSGAKERKLAILGFFGPRDFLASALNDTEKKWLATCDAIPADALMAPHRHNLPEWMAQALQAQLGEDFWALAENLQQAGTLDLRVNMFQAKRSDIQKELAQAGIACEPTPYSPWGLRLQGKPALQKTDAFTRGAIEVQDEGSQLLALLVDAHRGEMVVDFCAGAGGKTLALGAAMRSTGRLYAFDVSGHRLDALKPRMARSGLSNVHPAAIAHERDERVKRLAGKIDRVLVDAPCSGLGTLRRNPDLKWRQKPQTVQELTEKQQAILQSASRMVKSGGRLVYATCSVLPEENEGIAQAFSTANPYFVPLNVAQELDRLKVPHAASLCSPAPSGDAHPDAPPAGTFLRLWPHRHATDGFFAAAWVRK, from the coding sequence ATGCATCCAAAAGCCCTTTTAGACGCCTGCGCCGATCTGGTCAGGCTGGTTCTCCAATTTGAACATCCTGCCGACGCCGTGGTGTCGCGCTATTTTCGCGAACACCGCTCTTTGGGCCCCCGTGAACGCGCCACCTTGGCCGAAACCGCGTTTGCCGTGTTGCGCAAAAAGTTGTTGTTTGAGCAGTTGGCCCGCTCAGGTTCGGGTGCGAAAGAACGCAAATTGGCGATTTTGGGCTTTTTTGGTCCGCGCGATTTTCTGGCCTCTGCGCTCAACGACACCGAGAAGAAATGGCTGGCCACTTGCGACGCCATTCCAGCCGATGCCCTGATGGCCCCTCACCGCCACAACCTGCCCGAGTGGATGGCGCAGGCGCTGCAGGCCCAGTTGGGCGAAGATTTTTGGGCCTTGGCCGAGAACCTTCAACAGGCTGGAACACTCGATCTGCGGGTGAACATGTTTCAAGCCAAACGCAGCGACATCCAAAAAGAGCTGGCACAAGCGGGCATCGCTTGCGAGCCCACGCCTTACTCGCCTTGGGGCCTGCGCCTGCAAGGCAAACCTGCTTTGCAAAAGACCGATGCCTTCACCCGAGGCGCCATCGAGGTGCAAGACGAGGGCTCGCAGCTGCTGGCCTTGTTGGTCGACGCCCACCGGGGCGAGATGGTGGTGGATTTTTGTGCGGGCGCAGGCGGCAAAACGTTGGCGCTGGGCGCGGCCATGCGCAGCACAGGCCGTTTGTACGCGTTTGACGTGTCAGGTCATCGTCTCGATGCGCTCAAACCCCGCATGGCCCGCAGCGGCCTGTCGAATGTGCACCCGGCGGCCATTGCGCACGAGCGCGATGAGCGCGTGAAACGCCTGGCTGGCAAGATCGACCGCGTGCTGGTCGATGCGCCTTGCTCGGGCCTGGGTACTTTGCGCCGTAACCCGGACTTGAAATGGCGACAAAAGCCCCAAACTGTGCAGGAGTTGACCGAAAAGCAGCAAGCCATCTTGCAAAGCGCCTCGCGCATGGTCAAGTCCGGCGGCCGTTTGGTGTATGCCACTTGCAGCGTGTTGCCCGAGGAAAACGAAGGGATCGCGCAAGCCTTCAGCACCGCCAACCCGTACTTTGTCCCCTTGAACGTGGCACAAGAGCTCGACAGGCTCAAAGTGCCCCACGCAGCCAGTTTGTGCTCACCGGCCCCATCGGGCGATGCCCACCCCGATGCCCCGCCAGCCGGCACATTCTTGAGGCTGTGGCCTCATCGCCATGCCACGGATGGATTTTTTGCCGCAGCCTGGGTCAGAAAGTAG
- a CDS encoding fatty acid desaturase, with the protein MLLPDWDFLDAMIHWMGYGLFDLAWWQMVLVTLGLTHITIASVTIFLHRHQAHRALDLHAIPSHFFRFWLWLTTGQVTKEWAAIHRKHHAKCEQAEDPHSPHVHGIKTVLFTGAELYRKESKNLDTIKRFGHGTPDDWIERNLYTRFSWQGVALMLVIDVALFGFLGLTVWAVQMAWIPITAAGIINGAAHYWGYRNFEAHDASTNISPWGILIGGEELHNNHHTYPTSAKLSVKPYEFDIGWLYIRVLETLGMATVKKTPPRLAYGDIRPVADEKTLEALIANRYEVMAGYARNVKTVMQQEAGKLKLDASVLQAAQRWLHRDAAKVPAAAQAQLKQARDASPVLDKMVQMREELSQIWLNTSHSREQLAADLQAWCRRAEESGIAALRDFSVKLRAVRQAA; encoded by the coding sequence ATGTTGTTGCCTGATTGGGATTTTCTGGATGCCATGATTCATTGGATGGGCTATGGCCTGTTTGACTTGGCTTGGTGGCAAATGGTGTTGGTCACCTTGGGTCTGACCCACATCACCATCGCCAGTGTCACCATTTTTCTGCACCGTCATCAGGCCCACCGCGCTTTGGACCTGCACGCCATTCCTTCGCACTTTTTCCGTTTCTGGCTGTGGTTGACCACGGGCCAGGTGACCAAAGAGTGGGCGGCCATTCACCGCAAGCACCACGCCAAATGCGAGCAAGCCGAAGACCCGCACAGTCCCCATGTGCACGGCATCAAAACGGTGTTGTTCACCGGTGCTGAGCTTTACCGCAAGGAATCGAAGAACCTGGACACCATCAAGCGGTTCGGCCACGGCACACCCGACGACTGGATCGAGCGCAACCTGTACACCCGCTTTTCGTGGCAAGGCGTGGCCCTGATGCTGGTCATCGACGTGGCTTTGTTTGGTTTCCTGGGCCTGACGGTCTGGGCGGTTCAAATGGCCTGGATCCCGATCACGGCGGCCGGCATCATCAACGGCGCTGCCCATTACTGGGGCTACCGCAACTTCGAGGCGCACGACGCCAGCACCAACATCTCGCCTTGGGGCATCCTGATCGGTGGCGAAGAGTTGCACAACAACCACCACACCTACCCCACCTCGGCCAAGTTGTCGGTCAAGCCTTACGAGTTCGACATCGGCTGGTTGTACATCCGGGTGCTCGAAACCCTGGGCATGGCCACCGTCAAGAAAACACCGCCCCGTCTGGCCTATGGCGACATCCGCCCTGTGGCCGACGAGAAGACTCTCGAGGCACTGATCGCCAACCGTTACGAGGTGATGGCCGGCTATGCACGCAATGTGAAAACCGTGATGCAACAGGAGGCGGGCAAACTCAAATTGGACGCCAGCGTGTTGCAAGCGGCGCAGCGCTGGTTGCACCGCGATGCGGCCAAGGTGCCAGCGGCTGCGCAAGCCCAGCTCAAGCAAGCCCGCGATGCCAGCCCTGTGCTGGACAAGATGGTGCAAATGCGCGAAGAGTTGAGCCAGATTTGGCTCAACACCTCACATTCCCGCGAGCAATTGGCCGCTGACCTGCAGGCCTGGTGCCGCCGGGCCGAAGAAAGTGGCATTGCCGCATTGCGCGACTTCTCGGTCAAGTTGCGTGCCGTGCGCCAAGCTGCCTGA
- the rpmG gene encoding 50S ribosomal protein L33, which produces MATKGGREKIKLESTAGTGHFYTTSKNKKTMPEKMSIMKFDPKARKHVEYKEIKLK; this is translated from the coding sequence ATGGCAACCAAAGGCGGACGCGAAAAAATCAAGCTGGAATCCACAGCTGGCACTGGTCACTTCTACACGACCAGCAAAAATAAGAAAACCATGCCCGAGAAAATGTCGATCATGAAGTTCGACCCCAAAGCTCGCAAGCACGTTGAATACAAGGAAATCAAGCTGAAGTGA
- the rpmB gene encoding 50S ribosomal protein L28, with translation MARVCDVTGKGPMTGNNVSHANNKTKRRFLPNLQYRRFWVETENRWVRLRVSSAALRLIDKNGIDAVLADLRARGQA, from the coding sequence ATGGCACGCGTTTGCGACGTAACGGGCAAAGGCCCAATGACCGGGAACAATGTTTCCCACGCCAACAACAAAACCAAGCGCCGGTTCCTGCCGAACCTGCAATACCGTCGTTTCTGGGTTGAAACAGAAAACCGTTGGGTGCGCCTGCGCGTCTCCAGCGCCGCTCTGCGCCTGATCGACAAAAACGGCATCGATGCCGTGCTCGCAGACCTGCGTGCACGCGGTCAAGCCTAA
- the trxB gene encoding thioredoxin-disulfide reductase has product MSASAKHAQVLILGSGPAGYTAAVYAARANLKPLLITGMAQGGQLMTTTEVDNWPADVHGVQGPDLMQRFQEHAERFNTEIVFDHIHTVKLEQRPFTLIGDSGTYTCDSLIIATGASAKYLGLPTETAFMGRGVSGCATCDGFFYRDQVCCVVGGGNTAVEEALYLSNIASKVYLIHRRDKFKAEPILVDKLMDKVAAGKIELKTFQTLEEVLGDATGVTGVRLKSTKDGSLHDVELKGCFIAIGHAPNTDIFQGQLALENGYIVTQSGLKGFATQTSVPGVFAAGDVQDHVYRQAITSAGTGCMAALDAQRFLEQNNG; this is encoded by the coding sequence ATGTCTGCCTCTGCCAAACACGCCCAAGTCCTGATTCTCGGCTCCGGCCCCGCCGGTTACACCGCCGCCGTCTATGCCGCTCGCGCCAACCTCAAACCCCTGTTGATCACCGGCATGGCGCAAGGCGGCCAGCTCATGACCACCACCGAGGTGGACAACTGGCCCGCCGACGTGCACGGTGTGCAAGGCCCGGACCTGATGCAACGCTTCCAGGAACATGCCGAGCGCTTCAACACCGAAATCGTGTTTGACCACATCCACACGGTGAAACTCGAACAGCGCCCCTTCACCCTGATCGGCGACAGCGGCACCTACACCTGCGACAGCCTGATCATCGCCACGGGCGCTTCGGCCAAATACCTGGGTCTTCCCACCGAGACCGCCTTCATGGGCCGCGGCGTGAGCGGCTGCGCCACCTGCGACGGCTTTTTCTACCGCGACCAAGTCTGCTGCGTGGTCGGTGGCGGCAACACCGCCGTGGAAGAAGCCCTGTACCTGTCAAACATCGCCAGCAAGGTCTATTTGATCCACCGTCGCGACAAATTCAAAGCCGAACCCATCTTGGTGGACAAGCTCATGGACAAAGTCGCCGCCGGCAAGATTGAGCTCAAGACCTTCCAGACCCTAGAGGAAGTGCTGGGCGATGCGACTGGCGTGACCGGCGTTCGACTGAAATCCACCAAAGACGGCAGTCTGCACGATGTCGAACTCAAGGGCTGCTTCATCGCCATTGGCCACGCCCCCAACACCGACATCTTCCAGGGCCAACTGGCACTGGAGAACGGTTACATCGTGACCCAAAGCGGCTTGAAGGGCTTTGCCACCCAGACTTCGGTGCCCGGCGTGTTTGCCGCGGGCGATGTGCAAGACCACGTCTACCGCCAGGCCATCACCAGCGCGGGCACAGGCTGCATGGCCGCGCTCGATGCGCAGCGTTTTCTGGAACAGAACAACGGTTAA